DNA from Drosophila busckii strain San Diego stock center, stock number 13000-0081.31 chromosome 2R, ASM1175060v1, whole genome shotgun sequence:
GAACAGCTTAGCAGCTTTGTATTGAGATTTCtgattaagcaataaatattatctTAATACATTTAATGCGTACcaattgttgtatttatttatgctccAAAAATTGCGCATATTTCCCATAGTACACTCTAGCCGGATGCTAATGCTAGAGCGCTCGTGTAATTGTGTCTTCAACTATATGACGCTCATTTACTGTTTTGGTTTATGTAACAATTTCGGtcgcttttaattgcaaacactCTTACGTACTCtctagttgtgtgtgtgtgtgtctgtgtgtgtgtgagtgtgcgcaATTGTTTATCAGCTCTTCAACAGTTGTTGCgagttaattttttgttgctaacgcTAGTGATGTGGGCGTGATATTTGAACCAacaagaattttaattaaaattgcagttATATGGAATTGTTAACTTTGATCGAAGCAGCAATTTGAGCTTAGCGCGAAAATGAATATGTTTAAATAGTAGAAATTATttcattgcaatttgaattgagTGCACAACAAACTTTACAAATAAACGCATTTTAAAGAAAACTAATAAAAGCACAAGCCCAACATCACAAATTTGTTACCATttgattgattaattaaataataaattaaacaatttgtttatatttctcTCTACTAttgtaagaaaataaaaaaattacaaactgcAGCTTACAAACAAATACCAAAGAAcacagtttaaataaatttttaaattttagtattaattttttttaaacttgtttATATGCAGTCTACTATTATTTTTAGGTATTTTCAGCATAAGAAAACAAACTTAAGCTTACAATTGAAGATAAAGTACAATGGAACTCGTACAAATTTTGTCTACGTGTGACACAAAGCAAatagtttgctttaatttataaaatttctgtagaattttgttgctgctgctgctaacgcAAAATCCATTTGGCTAGTTCTTTGGCACATACCATCACTAGATGCCAGCACTGCTTCACTGCTGTGCtggatttatataaaaatctgCTTTTAATAAGGTTGGCATGTAAGAATTTAACTATGCCACAAAGTCAAAGCTCGGCTgctgcgttttgttgttgtttgggttacttaaacaacatttattcTGCTGTTTGAGCTTTTGAGCGCTCTaggtgtgctgtgtgtgtgtgtgtgtgtggtcataaaatgtatttgctaTGCGTCTCATACCACATGCAGCACGTGTTGGCGTCATTTATGCCCCGTGGCGAAGACGCTGTCATGCAATTTGTTTCACTTGACTGAGCGACAAGTTCAATACTTGAGGCTGGGGGACCTAAATCTTTTTATTACGCGAGtgtcataaatatgcatatggaCAAGCAGcaggggggagggggggcgCGTCTAAGTAAGAACTATAGTGGCTTTCACATTGATGAGAAGCGAGCGAGCGTATCGTTGGCAATAGTGTCAACGCTATCGAGTGCAATATGCCAAGGACCAAGGACTaagggcacacacacacacacacacacacagtcgctGCTGTTCGCTTACGCCCCGAAGAGCTGCGTAAACAATTGGAAAGCGGAAAAGCCTCACAAACTTTCAGCACGCAGCTGTCAATTCAAATTCTAATCTGTtagtttcaaataatttataataataaacttcaTGCAGCCAACTCGCTGTGCATGGTCAAGTGGACTTTACATAAATGCAGCAGTCACCCCCACAAACTTTTGCGCACaactttatttcatttgaCTTCACTCAGTTTGATCTACAACTTGTCAGCGTTACTCATAATTTTACGCTCGTTTGAGCCTTGAAAACTATACGCACAGCAATTTTTTTGTCGGCTCAGCAAATTTGTATGAATTTACTGCATGATTGCTTAGCTGCCCAATTTTTTATGGGTATGCGTAAATTTCTTAAAGCTAATGAGCTgattttaaacaacaaatgtttttcCTTGGAACGTGCTAAGAGCAAATTTCTAAAgcatttcattattattttctatgttCCTTTTGTTTGTGCGAACTTATTCAGGCATGCAAATTGCCTTAAGcactttaacaaattgcacatttaatccattgtttttattttttcctgGATTTCGAGCTAAATGTTAAGAAAATTCAGCTTAGCTTATTTTGTCTGCAgcaaattttctatataaattttattaagagATTGGCAGCTGCctctttgctttaatttatagccgtctaaatatttttttaaatttttatattaagtaattTACTGCGGCTTACAAAattagcaaaagcagcagaataaaaattacaatgataataataataatataagtaaaatttaaacaaaatattttaatattaagctcagcatataaaacttaaattaaagctactaGCTAACTTACAAAATAGGcattttattaagcatatttaatatgtaagcacacaaaagcaaagccaaggacaaattataattaatcacTAAAATTTTGAGGCTTCTCATTGTCTAAATTATGCAGCTgaatttgcattcaattattGTCGCTTAGCTTGCAGACAAGCGCATTCAATGCCAAAGTAAATTTCTatgtaaaatatgcatattgaaTCAATTTATATTGCTTAGACATAAACAAACGCATGAATGCATGACTAGCTGCATTTAATCCTATTAAGTTggcttaataatataaatctaTTGATTTCTAAGCTGAGCTgttgttgatttaaattaaatgcgcttatttttttttaaattttttttttatttttctttcattttaaaaactaattactaTAAACACAACAACTTCGGGGGCTTAGTGGTAGTTGACCACAAATGTGTTGGGGTCAATAACAGTTGCCACCTCCCAGGGATACACAATTGAGCGCCCTGGTATGCGATTGTAggcagctgtaaataaaaaaaggtttCATTACGCGTTTAGTTCATTTGTCTGGCGCCTTTGCTTaccaataattttgtttatagccgTCTGGGCATCCAGCAGATACTCGCCGGGCGCAGGAGCTGCTTGGCAGAGGATCAAACAAACGGTGGCGAATACCAAAGCGAGTGCCAAATATGCCGACATTTTGtaatgttttgatttttttttaggtttgttgtgcttttgctGAAGTTTGTGCAAAGTCTAATTAGCCaagtagcagctgctgctatttataccaaaaatttgctaaacaaaGATGAAACCCGTctaagaataaaatattctgGGTACGTCTACTCTATATGAATGAAAGCAGCAATCATATTagcgctctcactcactctcttaCAATTAGACATTCTCTCTGCATTttcaacaacaagaacacaagacacagctgtttgcttaaaattgatTTCTGGTTTTGTATCGTTTAATTTCTGAAGCTCTGGCGTCCcgcacaaatttatgcaaaaatcgTAAATACCTAAAAACACcaaactcaacacacacacacacacatataaacagGCATTAACATTTGGCGtagcagccaaacaaaaattaactgTACTCCTAATATTAAGTTGCAAAGCCAACGAATTTGGCAATACCCTAACTTTTGGTAGAAGtgtagcaaacaaattgcatttaattttgaaactagcaaaattatttatattcggTTTATCCGTAAAATCTTGttcattattaaaattcaactttCAAAGTTGTACCtataaattagaaatattCTATTTTGGTATGCAAAcatattaatgaaaataacCTGCTgctcatataaaattatttatttcgccTATTTAATGTTGACAATGCACAATTAacgataaataaattatttaaatcaattaaatatagttatatgtgtatatttgtataaaaatgttgtatatgtatgttggGGATATTAGAATTGGACAAGCCTCTATCAGGTCTGGGCTTGTATTTGGTCTGGgcttgtatttgttattaatagaaatattaaaagGCGAACATTTGAATAAtagctattaaaaaattaataacttttttttttaaattaaaaaatactaataGATTTAATtcctattattatttaaataaaacagttaatcattatttattatttattttaaataaaatagttaaattttcAAGATTTAATGCctactattattttttatttatataaaaaaaaaggtattaatattttgaaaaaaatttaaattttaaaatatttattcaaatataataaaaaaaaaataaaaaatgacaGCCTGAACGTccttgttgctctggctataccaattgtaccatagaaattaattctaggctacaatgaaaataaataaaataaataaaaaaaaatgatgctGCTAAAAAACTaggaaaaataattttctttaacatATTCATATGATTTGCCTTATTgaagtttaaataatattatttatttaatatttatattttacattttagtatttatttttaacttcaGTGTTAGTCAAATCTAGCAAAACAAACTTATAGAAAGGCCGTCAAACATTGTCtgcactttttgcattttgaacttttaattaaggaaatactttttaaaaaccttttttgttttaaatatatgtttcaAAAAGCTGCTTTTAGCCCACAGGTTTTTGGTTAgccgagcagagcagagcaaacaagTTTCGCCAAAGCTCGAGGTCACGCCTGGAAATTCCGCTAGCATAGAaagtaaacacaaacaaacaatgcgGCCGGACAAGTGTATTAACTAATACACGgatgctgctgcggctgctgctaaACTAACTAGTGcgttatacattttaataaaaatagaaatgaccgcttttttgtaatattaaattataaattagtcacatataaatatattgtgcTAATGCTTAGggatttgcttaatttgcattaGAACTTTGTTATTATggcatttttgcttttgtgtgtgtgcgtcgcaGTTCATTGTacgatttgtttgttgttgttttgcttttttgggcTTTTCCCCAACTGGGACTGGCTAGCTGACTGACTGTATTTTGATTATTCTGGTATTGTGAACTAAGTATTCTGGTATTTGATGTCCGGCGCCCGCGTCGCTAGATCAAAGAGCAGCGATATCGGTTAGATATTGTGCTTTTGTCGCCTTTTGTTTTGGGCTAttgtttgccaatttgctttaaacaaCCAAAAACCGGTTGCATACATTTGTCGCCTCGTCCAGAGTCGAAAGAAAGTAAAAACCTTCGGCTAGAATGTAGCACGTATTTTcccttaataatttataatattatcgTTATGATTCTTAATGTTGTGCGAAACAAAAACGCAACGCAATTCGTTAGACTTTAAAGAATCCGCAAGCAGAGCTAAcagttattaacaatttttggaTTTTAAGTGTTataacaagcaataaatatcGTTGGGCGCAGTGACGTTAATCtatgaaaaaaacaaaaaactgctactgaaatttatatgcaaagcgactttaaataaaaacatttaacatttaatttcgcatgtgaatttaaatatattggaGCTAACAGGCGTTAGGCTCAGGAAGCATTTTGAGACCACCCAGCCAGCCATTTGGTTTGGGTTGGGGGAGGCTTAATGGGCATAAATGGAGAATGAGAATCCACATTTCATTGCTAGGTCTTGAGAGTGTTTCCGTTAAGCTTAGTTCATCATAGATGGGTTTCCTGTGTTAAGgttgtttttttatagccTACagaatatgtattttatatagagCTGCACACAAGTGGCAGtttaaagtgaaataaaaatttaataaaaaaaatatagacaaaatattttattgaatttatacaGCTTTTAAATCGcaaattgcattattaataaattaaattagttttgaaaaataattgaaacatttttaataacttatgctagcaaataattcaaaaatatttgaaaatagttaactaaaataattgaaaatatatgcatgattattttgttaatttttaaatatttctaacagattaattttatttaaacaaagctacaaaagcgttgcactatttatttatatatatttttatagtttttctcaattaaattaatttataataaattgatattaTTTAAGTCAGTCTAAGTAGCTTAAGCAACGATTTTCAATCATGccaattatttcaaattatttgtttatatgcgaCGTAAGCTGCTTGTAGCACTTctgcttgcttttaataaaatatttcaaatttctaTTCCAAGTGCATAGCACATATTCCGCTCAACTATGCAAGCTGCTGGTTGTAACTCTCGAGAGTGATGGCAGCTGCGAAATCTGAGCTTTCAATTCTCGTGGGCATAAGtacgcacatgtgtgtgtgtgtgtgcgtgtgtgtgtgggctcgTAAAATTAACTTATAAGACATGCAAACGCAGCGCTGAGCTAAGCCCTGCATACACAagcacttacacacacacacacatatgtgtgtgaagACTTAGTTGTGTGCGTTGATTGTTTGATTGGAGTTGTGCGCTCTTGGGCTCTTTATGTCTGCCATTGAAGAGGATATTGTGTAGAAATATAATGCGCGTAATGCTAATGCAGacacgtgccacacacacacacacacgcacacacatagctgAAAATTTGACAGCACTCCTAATTGATTGAGACAAATTCGACGGCAAGATGCTTCGCAGCTGACAATTTGCATTGTCAGTTGTTGTCTGTCCTGTCGTCGTTGGTTTTATGGTCCGCCCAAGTGTGAAGGCGACATGTGTGTGAGGCATGTGGCAGCTTTATGAATGGCTAATCAAGTGCGCTAATGAGACACCACAAGCTGTAAAATAAAGCTGCTTATCGCAATGTTTATTAACCATTGTGCAGTAcgcttttttattaataatgatAGACAGttatttgctgcataaaaaaaaaagtagctaTGTATGTTGCTTAATATATTGCGTTGAGGGTGCTGTAAAAAACCATAAACAATGGGCCCCAAAGcgccttttttgtttataatatattgcTTGGTAAACAAGCGTACCACGCTGCGTATGAACAAAAGGATAATACGCATTAATGATTAATTAGACTTTAATGTTTGGCGCTGTTCTGCATTTTAGTATTTCAAGCAGTTAGCGCGGCATCCACTCTCAACTCAGCATTAatgatttgcttaattaattcgGCGTTCTCTTTCACGTTTGTTCTGCTGCATGTgtgaacatttaattaatatgacaTTTCTTTGCCTTTCATTTCTCGTGTCATTGCCatttacaaacacacagagcagACAGCTCTTTGAGCTTTTgagcatattatttttattatgtctGCCACGTGCCCTTAGATGAGTAATTGTTACCACACACCGAAAAGGAGTCAACGACATAAGCCACACACACTCGTGGCTGCAATCATAAATCTGTCGTACCTGACTCGTCCTAGATCCCTAACATTGACACTGCTCAAAGTAAATTCATACGCAGCTccttaaatttgcttttcataattttgtttgtagttttgcttttatctcaaggcacaacaaatatttgttggcattttgatTAACCCAAACTGGCAATTAAAGCTCTAGCTCAACTTTTCACATAGTTTAACTGTTAGCCAAGTTTATTTTAGCCGCCACTTCAAGCTCAGCAcaggcaaattgaatttattattgttctgcctttgagcagcagctcttgctgttgcttagcTGCAATTGTATGTTGCCTTGGCTATAACTATAACAGCTAACAACAGaatttttgcttatgcttattaatGCGCTAATATTGACACATGCATGGGCGTAGTTAGGCAGGGGCGGCAGCAAGCTGCtgaaaatttaagtaaataatctgtaaatttatagcaaatagtTTGCAGCGGCTTTGAcattcataattttaaaaacaaaaatcccatttacttttttgctagcataaattaataatttaaaaagtatttatgaCGCACATCATTACAATGGGCTTGCttggcaaatttttaaaaaaaattattaaaagttgATTTTAGGTACCAGAGATGAAACTGAATaatgctgcatgcaaattcaattcaattacttacgaaatagctaaaaaaaaattaaatttaagttttaaatgctACAAAGAAAATGTACTACTTTATTTGTTAATCCTTCACaaacaaccaaaaaataaatgtaaatatttttgcaaatttgccTTTGTTAGTCTGATGATGAACATTTAAGTACAAATTCTgagaaattttaataaatactgtGCAGGGCCAACACCTCACTAAATTACATCCTGGCTACGCCCATGCGTTGTGGTAAATCTCTAGCCCGTTTATTGTGGCTCTAATGCGctataattaactaaaaattaaatcataatCCACTTGGATTTAGCTACTAAAGTGcttttatgtaaaatatgcCAAACCATGCGCTTGATACTCGACAGGCGTGTTATGGGCTTAATTTGGCGTAAACATAAAAGTATCGAAAATTCATATGccatgaaaaaaaataaaaacatgcataaagggcatttaaaatgtttattgtggCTTatttctgtgtgtgagtgtctgttttttttttatgacatttgtaaattataatcTCGTAAAATTGTCATCAGAATGGCAAAATAGCGATTGCATTATCTGATTGCGTACTTAGTACATAAAATTCTAGTCATGCACCATACACAACATTCTCAGTCCTTGTCGCCTGCATTTAAAGTATCTCTCGGATACAATTGCGTGCGGCTTCTGTACAAATGCGGTAGCTATTTGACATCTGATTTGAGTGattgaattatatatacatgtatgcgAACAGATGTGTTTGTTTCTTTGATAGACAAGCATTATCATCCGCGTAGACGTGTCGGTTAGTTTAGCAGGTGTTacctaaaaatataaataaaaagaacagttgtctatattatatatgcatagaaaatggctaaaataaaaattaaacaacgtTCTTAGTTTGAGCAGTTTACCTAATGCTAAAGACTGACAAAAGCTAAGCTTGTAGTTTAAATGTAAACAGACAAAAGCTGAGCACATACTGCACTTAAGCCTGACAAATTGCTGATTGCCAGAATAGCCCCTGCCCAGCAACAAGTGcgtaaagaataaaatatgtaacatttgcattattaCTGTGACTTaccgagagagcgagaaagataGAGGCAGCGAGAGCGACGGTGTGTAGCGCACGCTTAGataatttattagcataaaacacacaaaaaaaaaaaacgaaaggaATAAGCACATGTAAAGATCAGCACACATACAACTGCAATTTATCGGCACTTATACACACGCACGTGCACATGAGCTAGGGGTCGtctagcttaaattaataatgacTGCGCCGACGCACATCattatattaatgcataattaataataaaatacaaaacacactcAGAAACTACAGTGTGCAAAATTATTATCTTGTAAAATTGTAAtgcactaacacacacacacacacgcacgcacgcgcACCCAGCCAAGGGCAACAGCTCTAGGCTATTTTGACTGCAACGACGCGAattaacattatatttatttattaagcagtAATAAAACACTTGTGtgtaacttttttaataaacaataacaaatattaacagCAGTCAAAAACTTCGCCGCGATAATATAAACGATAACGATAATATGCGTGACTATTGAGTGCAGCCGATTATCATGCAGCTGCCCTAAGTGTTGCATAACCTTATTATGGGCAGTTGCCCAAAGTGTTGCATAACTTTATgtaatacaaaatgttaacgagcttttttttttaagattttatcatttaaaaactgaagttttttattttcaaaagaaGAAATTTGTTgatgtctttttttttttgccttacATTATTAACTAGTCAAGTGTGTAAATTCTCTAATTCAAGTTGCATGGTCATGTAGATGATTATTACATTCCTCGTGCTTCGTATTTGTGATTGATTGATTAGTGTGAATACATTTTCAACTAAGCTTATGTTG
Protein-coding regions in this window:
- the LOC108596719 gene encoding uncharacterized protein LOC108596719, with translation MSAYLALALVFATVCLILCQAAPAPGEYLLDAQTAINKIIAAYNRIPGRSIVYPWEVATVIDPNTFVVNYH